The following proteins are encoded in a genomic region of Sylvia atricapilla isolate bSylAtr1 chromosome 14, bSylAtr1.pri, whole genome shotgun sequence:
- the ADRA1B gene encoding alpha-1B adrenergic receptor, with translation MIFKMNTYLGDKSNTSIAGYFKGSALNYGNFSANNSNETGSNPDSPALATSRAIVVGLILGAFILFAIIGNILVILSVACNRHLRIPTNYFIVNLAIADLLLSFTVLPFSATLEVLGYWVLGRIFCDIWAAVDVLCCTASILSLCAISIDRYIGVRYSLQYPTLVTRRRAIFALLGVWVLSMVISIGPLLGWKEPAPQDDRECRITEEPFYALFSSLGSFYIPLIVILVMYCRVYVVAKRTTRNLEAGVMKEMSDSKELTLRIHYKHEDTLNNTKAKGHNPRNSLAFKLLKFSREKKAAKTLGIVVGMFILCWLPFFIVLPLGSLFSALKPPETIFKVIFWLGYFNSCLNPIIYPCSSKEFKRAFIQILRCQCHRRKQLGWWPYSYRNWNRCSLEHARRDSLEDSGSFLSSSQRTLSSASPSPGYVSRISQPQLELCTLHECRNCSSLLSPAREGSGQHGHCQFFTFQLLPERNGHGPGRGDEPTGTA, from the exons ATGATTTTTAAGATGAATACCTACCTTGGTGATAAATCCAATACGTCAATAGCGGGATATTTCAAAGGCTCTGCGCTCAATTATGGCAATTTCTCCGCGAACAACTCCAACGAGACGGGAAGCAACCCGGATTCACCTGCCTTGGCCACCAGCAGGGCCATCGTTGTGGGGCTGATCCTCGGTGCCTTTATTCTCTTTGCCATCATAGGTAATATCCTGGTCATTCTCTCGGTGGCTTGCAACAGACATTTAAGAATCCCTACGAACTATTTCATCGTTAACCTGGCCATAGCAGACCTGCTGCTGAGTTTCACTGTCCTGCCCTTCTCTGCCACGCTGGAAGTGCTCGGCTACTGGGTTTTGGGGAGGATTTTCTGTGACATCTGGGCGGCGGTggatgtgctgtgctgcacGGCGTCGATTTTGAGCCTGTGTGCCATTTCCATCGACAGGTACATCGGGGTGCGGTACTCGCTGCAGTACCCCACGCTGGTCACCAGGAGAAGGGCCATTTTCGCTCTCCTGGGGGTCTGGGTCCTGTCCATGGTGATTTCCATCGGGCccctgctgggctggaaggagccGGCCCCGCAGGACGACCGGGAGTGCCGCATCACCGAGGAGCCTTTCTACgctctcttctcctccctgggCTCCTTTTACATCCCTCTCATCGTCATCCTCGTCATGTACTGCCGGGTCTACGTGGTGGCCAAAAGGACCACCAGGAACCTGGAAGCCGGGGTGATGAAGGAGATGTCTGACTCCAAGGAGCTGACCTTACGGATTCATTACAAGCACGAGGACACCTTGAACAACACCAAAGCCAAGGGTCACAATCCCAGGAACTCCTTAGCTTTCAAACTTCTAAAGTTCTCCAGAGAAAAGAAGGCGGCCAAGACGTTGGGAATTGTGGTTGGCATGTTCatcctgtgctggctgccctTCTTCATTGTCCTGCCACTGG GTTCCCTGTTTTCGGCTCTGAAGCCTCCTGAAACGATCTTCAAGGTGATTTTTTGGCTTGGCTACTTCAACAGCTGCTTGAACCCCATCATCTACCCGTGCTCCAGCAAGGAGTTCAAGAGGGCCTTCATCCAGATCCTGAGATGCCAGTGCCACCGGCGCAAGCAGCTGGGCTGGTGGCCCTACAGCTACAGAAACTGGAACCGCTGCTCCTTGGAGCACGCCAGGAGAGATTCCCTGGAAGACAGCGGCagcttcctgagcagcagccagaggactTTATCCTCGGCATCGCCCAGCCCCGGCTACGTGAGCAGGATCAGCCAGCcgcagctggagctgtgcacgCTGCACGAGtgcaggaactgcagctccctgctcagcccggcccgggaGGGCAGCGGGCAGCACGGGCACTGCCAGTTCTtcaccttccagctgctgcccgAGCGCAacgggcacggccccggccgCGGGGATGAGCCCACGGGCACGGCCTGA